The Peptacetobacter hiranonis DNA window AATTTTATCTCTTAGGAATCATTATTTTAACTTTAAACAAATTATCGTCGCAGAATATCATCATATTCCCATCATAATTTTTTACAGATTTTTCGACGCTTTTTATTCCTATTCCATGCTCAGATTTATTAAGCTTATCAGTTATAAATCTATCTCCAATCTTTTTAACCTCATTTTCTTTGCTATTTTCACAGATTATTACAAACATATCATCTGCCCACATAGAAGTTAGTTTTATATATTTTTTATTGCTTGTCATTTTATCACAGGCTTCTATAGCATTATCCAATATATTTGCTAATATACTAGACATATCCATATTTTTAATAAATCCTGTGTTTTTAGAGTCAACATCAATATCGAACTCTATCCCTTTATTTTTGCAAATATTCATTTTTTCGTCTACAATTATATCAAAAAGAGAGTTTCCGCTTACTCTAGTTTTACGAGCTTCTTTTAGCTCATTTTGTAAGCTTACTATATAATCTGACGTATCTTCTGAGCTTTTATTCATCATCTGTATATTGTATAGATGATTATTCATATCATGGTATAATCTTCTTATTTGATTTTGAGATTCTTCAACTTTTTCATAATAATCATTTTTAGTTTCTAGTCTATTGTATGCCTGTTTTTCTTTTATTCTTTCCTCGTTTTCTTTTTTCATCTCAATAACTATATAAATAGTTACTGTAATGGCTATTATTGCTAATTGTGGTACTACTTCCATAATAATTAAATATTGTTCAATTTGAAATGGACCGTGCATTTCTGCAAATCTTACTAATATTTTTAGCATTATAAATACACTATTTACAAGAATAATGTATGATGCGTATACATATATTTTATTTTTTAAAATTTTATTTATAATCTTAATAAAAATAATAATTAATATACATACTAAAAATAAGTTTGCTAATACCTCTATATTAAATATATTCCAATCGTGTATATTTAAATTATGAACTATATTATCTGATAAACTTTTACCAGTTTGAATTGCAAATAATATTCTTGGTATAATAATATCTGCAAATATACTTGTATATTGTCCAGATAGAATATATAAAAATATAAATTTATTCCATTCAACTTTATATATTTTATTGTATATCAAGGTCATACTAACTATTATAACTATGTTTACTGTAATCCAGATTAAGTTTATTATTGAAAAATCAAAATTTTTGATAATAGAAAATAGACTAAAGTAATTCTCTATATAATTTGTTTTTTCGTTATATATGATAGATAAATTCATTACATCAATGTATTTTGATATGATAAATATAATCACTACTATAACTGATTGAATAGCTATGTTCTTCCATTTATCTATATCACAGTTTTTCCTATATCCAACTACAAAATTAACTATACTGATAGATAAAACTATACTCACCAATCTTATAATTTCCGCTAATAATATATCACTCATTATACATCCTCACCTACTGACCAGAAGTATCTATTCATCACTTCTTTATACTTGCTTCTACTTATTGGAACAATAGATCCATCCTTCATAATAATATCCTTGTTTCCTATTTCTTTTATGTATATTATATTTACAACATAGCTTCTATGGCATTGTACAAATAGCTGCTTTTCAAGATTATCCATTATTTCTTTTAAAGTTCCTCTATATTCAAAATTGCCCTCTTTTGAGTATATTTTTACCATTCTATTGAGTACCTCTATATACACAATATCTCTACTATATATTTTTCTAAATCCTGTTTCTGTTTTTATCTTTAAGAAACACCCCCTCTTTCTCGCTATTTCTATTACACATTCTTTTAGATTCTTTTCTATAACCTCATGTTGTACAGGCTTTTTAATAAATCTAAACGCCCTCACTTCAAAAGCTTCACTTATCTTATTTTCGATAGACGTTACAAAAAGTATCTCTGTCGTTCTATCATACTCTCTAAGCTTACGAGCTGTTTCCATACCATCTAACCCATCCATCTGTATATCTAAAAACAGTATATCTATCTCATTATCAGATGATATATATTTTATAACATCCTCACCCTTACAAAACTCTCTTATCTCATACTCTGTACTATCTTCCTTCATACTTTCTATCACAGACTCTCTTATCGCATCTCTAATATCTAACTCATCATCACAAATTCCAATTGTTACCATTTCATTACCTCACACATAACCTTTAATACTTATTTAATTACATTACTATTGTAACATAAAACTATTTTTGTAAAAGATTATTTAAAAAGGGACTACCGCAAATCATTGCAATAGTCCCTCAATTCTTTATTCGATTTTATAAATCCTGTTTTAAAACTTCTTTAACAACTTCGTAGCTTACATCCATTATTTCAGCACAAGTAACTTTGTTTGCTTTTAATTCTTTACACATATGTGTTCCGTATCTACCATTTATTTCTTTCATAAATGCCTGAACGTATCTCTTTGCTATCATTTTATCCCCAGTAGAGTCATCTCTACCTTTTACTTCACCGATTATTATAGCGGCTGCATTTACAGCACCACATATACTTCCAACACCACATCCACCGCCAAGAGCAGTACATAATCTTACTGGTATAGATGCATTAAATTCTTCGTTATATGCTATTATAAGTGATTCAGCACAGTTGTATCCCTGTTTATATATTTCTGATGGTTTCATATTATCTTTCCTCTCCCCTAATTTAATTTTTCCAAAGTTTATTATATTATAAGGAAAGGCAAGTATCAAGTAGATTTTATTTACTCTGCTTGATTTCAGTAAATGCTTTTGAAAGCATAAGTTTTATTCTGTTTAGCTGATTTACAGCACTTGCAGATGGATCGTAGTCTATTGGAATTATATTTGCCTTAGGTAATTGTCTTTTCATTTCTTTTATAACTCCCTTTCCTATTATATGGTTAGGTAAGCATCCAAAAGGCTGCATACAGATTATATTGTCTACTCCATTTTCTATAAGCTCTAGCATTTCTGCAGGTAGTAACCAACCTTCACCAGTCTGATTTCCAGATGATACTACTCTTTCTACATCTTTAGCCATTTCACCAATCGGTTTTATTCCAGTAAATCTTTTACTACTTGTAAGTGCATCATTGTAAACTCTCTGATATCTTTCTACAATTTTTATGAATAATTTCCCAATAAATTCAGTAGATTTTTTACCTTCTAAGTTTTTATGTTTATATATAGTGTTCTGGGCACAAGCCATGAAGAAGTTCATAAGTTCTGGTACTACTGCCTCTGCTCCTTCTCTTTCAAGTATTCCTATTAAGTCGTTGTTAGCTATAGGGTGGAATTTAACCAGTATTTCACCAACTAATCCAACTCTAGGCTTTTTGACATCTACTGTTTCTAAGTTATCAAATTCATCTACTATATCGTATATATTCTGTTTAAATTCTTTAAACTTAGGTTTTTTAAGAGCTTCTATACATTTATTTTTCCATTTTTCATGAAGTGCATTTGTGCTTCCTTTTACCTTTTCATAAGGTCTAACTCTTGTCACAACTTTCATAAGTAAGTCACCATAGACAACCCCCATTAGAAGTCTTAGTCCCATAGCTATACTCATACTTTCTTTGATACCACTCCGTTCTATACCATTTACACTAAGTGCAATAACTGGTATATTTCCAAATCCTGCATCGTGAAGTCCTTTTCTTAAAAATCCTATGTAGTTTGTCGCTCTACATCCACCACCTGTCTGAGTAATTGCTACAGATGTGTTTTCTAAATCGTATTTTCCAGATTTTAATGCGTGTATAAGTTGACCTACAACTATTATCGCAGGGAAACAAGCATCGTTGTTTACATATTTAAGACCTTCTTCTATGATATCCTGACTGTAATCTTTTAGTATTTCTACTTTTATACCACTCTGATTCATAGCAGCTTCAATAAAATCAAACTGCATTGGAGCCATTTGAGGAGCTAGTATTGTTCTTTCTTTAGTTATTTTATTATTTTTAGCGTATTGTATTTTCTTTGGTTCTATTTCACTAGATTTTATTCCATTTGCTTCTCTTTCTTCCATCGCAGCTTTTAGAGATCTTATTCTTATTTTTGCTGCACCTAGGTTATTACCTTCGTCAATTTTTAGAAGTGTGTATATTTTATCTTTTTCATCTAGTATTTCTTTTACCTGGTCTGTTGTTACAGCGTCAAGTCCACATCCAAATGAGTTTAACTGCACAAGTTCAAGGTTATCATGCTCTCTTACAAATGTAGCTGCTTTGTAAAGTCTTGAATGGTAAACCCACTGGTCTACTACTCTCAAAGGTCTTTCAACTTTAGCTAGGTGAGATATTGAATCCTCTGTTAAAACAGCCATATTTAGAGAGTTTATAAGTTCTGGCATACCATGATTTATTTCAGGGTCTATGTGGTATGGTCTACCTGATAGTACTATTCCCTTTTTGCCAGTTCTATCAAGGTATTCTAACGCCTTTTCACCCTGTTCTCTCATTTCATCTTTGAATGATTTTTCTTCTGCTGTAGCTTTATCTACAGCTTCATTTATTTCTTTAGCTGTTATATCGCTGTAGTATTTAGATAATACTTCATACATTCTCTTTTTAAGTTTTTCTTTGTCGTTAATACTTATAAATGGTTTTATGTATGTTATGTTGTTTTCTCTTATACTATCGACGTTGTTTTTTATTACTTCTGAGTAAGATACTACAACTGGGCAGTTGTAGTAGTTATCTGCTGTGTTATCTTCTTTGTTTTCGTTTGTTACACATGGGTAGAATATTGTTTTTATCCCTTTGTCTATTAAAGACTCTATGTGTCCATGTACTAGTTTTGCCGGATAGCAAACTGTGTCAGATGCTATACTAGTTATCCCTCTTTCGTATAGCTTTTTAGATGATCTAGGTGATAGTACAACTCTAAATCCTAATTCATTAAAGAACGTAAACCAGAATGGGTAATCTTCGTACATATTAAGTACTCTAGGTATACCTATTTCTCCACGTTTTGCTTCATTTTCTGATAAAGGTTTGTAGTTGAATATTCTATCGTATTTATATTTATATAGGTTTATACTTTCTTTTTCTTCGTCATTTTGTACCCCACTGTAAAGAGCTTCTCCTCTTTCACATCTATTTCCTGATACAAATGCTTCATCTTCAGAGAATTTATTTATTGTAAGCAGACAGTGATTTGAGCATCCTTTACATCTAGTTACTTCAGCCTGAACGTGAAGTAAGTCTAATTCATCTGCTTTAAGCATTTTTGTAGGTTTTTCTGGGTTGTATTTTTCTTTTGCAACTAACGCTGCACCAAAAGCTCCCATTAGCCCTGCAATGTTTGGTCTTATTACTTCCTTGCCAATCATCTTTTCAAATGCTCTAAGCACTAAATCATTGTAGAATGTTCCTCCCTGTACTACTATGTGCTCTCCTATTTCATTTAGGTCTTTCATTTTTATAACTTTAAATAGCGCATTTTTTATTACTGAATAAGAAAGTCCTGCAGATATGTCAGCTACCTCAGCACCTTCTTTTTGAGCCTGTTTTACTCTAGAGTTCATAAATACTGTACATCTTGAACCTAAATCTACTGGATTTTTAGAATATATTCCCTCTTTCGCAAATTCTTTTATATCCATTGATAGTGATTTGGCGAATGTTTCTAGGAATGATCCGCATCCAGAAGAACAAGCTTCATTTAATATTATACTTTCTATTACTCCATTTTTTATTTTTAGACATTTCATATCCTGACCGCCGATATCAAGTATGAAGTCTACATCTTTTTTAAAGAATTTAGCTGCCTTGTAATGTGCTATAGTTTCTATTTCACCAAAATCTAGTTTTAATGCTCTTTTTATAAGCGCCTCTCCATATCCTGTTGAAGTAGATGCCACTATTTTGCAGTTCTCTGGTAATAAACTGTATATTTCTTTAACTATTTTTACAGTTGTTTTTAAAGGGTTTCCTTCATTACTAGAGTAGTATGAATATAATAATTCACCATTTTCTCCTATAAGGGTAGCCTTTGTAGTTGTAGAACCTGCATCTATCCCAAGGAAGCAGTTTCCACTGTATTTATTTATATCGTATTTTTCTACGTTGTTTACATTGTGTTTTTCTAAAAATTCCCTATAATCGTCCTCATCTTTAAATAAAGGCTCTAATAAATTTACATTCCCATCGTCTATTGTTTTTATTGAATTTAATTTGTCTAATATTGATTTTAAAGATACTTCTTTCTCTTCCTCTGCTAATAGTGCAGCTCCTATAGCTATATATAGCTGAGCATTTTCTGGGAATATTATATGCTCGTCATCTAAGTTTAATACATTTTTAAATGCCTGTCTTAGTTCTGATAGGAAATATAATGGTCCCCCTAAAAAAGCTACATTCCCTTCTATTTTTCTACCACATGATAGTACACTTACTGTCTGAACAACTACAGCATTAAATATACTCATCGCTATGTTTGTTTTTTTAGCACCATCATTTATAAGTGGCTGTATATCTGTCTTTGCAAATACACCACATCTCGATGCGATAGGATATATAGTATCGTAATCCTTAGCAAGCTCATTTAATCCTGCTGCATCTGTTTTTAAAAGAGTTGCCATCTGATCTATAAACGCTCCTGTACCTCCTGCACAGATACCATTCATCCTCTGATCTATTCCCCCTGTTATATAGGTAACTTTGGCATCTTCTCCACCAAGTTCCACTACAACATCTGTTTCTGGATGGTAGTACTCTATGGATTTTGTACTAGATATTACCTCCTGTACAAATTTTATCCCTAATTTTTTAGATACTCCGATTCCACCCGAACCAGTTATTATAATTTTTATGGCTGCATCTCCTATTATTTTATAAACGTCGTTTAAAACTTCTACTATGGATTTTTTGACATCGGAATAATGTCTCTGATATTTTTTGAATAGTATATTGTTTTCCCCGTCAAGGAGAACAATTTTAACTGTTGTCGAGCCGACATCAACACCAACCTTATATTCCTTATCCATTGCTCCTCCTCCTTGTTTAAAATTACTCATCAACATACTCTAAAATATTGAAAACTAAACTTTTACTATGCTTTACATTGTAACACATTAGCAAATTTTTATCACGTTAAATTAATTACAAATACCAACAATTTTTCTTGTTTTTTAATCTATCAATTTTATACTATTTTATAAAAATAGCCTCCGTAGATGGAGGCATTTTTGTTAAAAAAATAAGATAGAACCTTAGTAATCTAAGGCTCTATCTATTTAAAGTATAAACTTTTATTTACTTATTAATCTTGTACTATCCTACTAGCATGAAGATTAGATGTGCAGATATACCTGCGCAAAGACCACCGACTGTATGTGATAATATCGCTTTACTTGCTAATGGTCTAGCATCTAATGCATCCATCATACCTATATGAGTACTTAAGTATCCTGACCAGCACATACCCATTGCTGTGAATACTGCTATATCGTTAGGTGTTACAACACCAGTTTTTATAAATTCTGGAACTAGTGACATTGCTGCACCAACTGCTCCTAATGAAGTTATAGGGAATGCTATAGCTTCTGCTGATTTAAATCCAAATAGAGGTTCTATTATGAATTTAATTTTTTCACCTATTAATGGTAGTAACCGTATACCTTCGTATGCTGCACCTGTGTAAGTACCATCTGCTGATGGTCCGAATGTTAACATCATAACACCTGTACAAACTATTAAAACACCTGGTATTATTGCCATACCCATATCAACACCAAGTTTACCACCTTCAAGCATTGCGTCTAATACTCTCTGGAATAAGTTACCTTCTCTTATTTCTCTGAATTCACCTTCACCGTCAGATAAAACATCTCCTACCTGATCGTTAGCGTGTTCACCATAATATTTTTTAGTCTGTATTAACATAAGTCTAACAGATATTATAGAACCTATTATAGCACCTAAGTTACCTATTAATGCTGGTAACATGAATTCATCACCCTGTGCCATCATGAATGTAGTAACTATAAGACCCATACCAAATGCTGTACCTAAGTTACAAAGAGCTGGTGTCTGATATTTTTTGAAGTACTGAGTGAATGATTTATCTTTTGCGAAAGATATTATAGCTGGGTTATCTGATAGATAAGTAGCTACTGCTCCAGTTATACTTGCTCCAGGTAAACCATAAACTGGTTTCATTATTGGTGCGAATATCTTGTTTATTAATGATATAACACCGAATTCTGATAATAGTGCACTTAGAGCTCCTGCTAAAACTGCTAGTGCCATTATTAAGAATACTGTCTGTAGTAATAAGTCATGAGCTGTTGCCATCATTGTTTTGAACATTAGCCCAACTCCCATTACTCTACCTATTCCACCAAATACTATTAGTAGAACTGCTAAGAATACAAATGTTTCAGTGCTGACTGCTTTTACTCTTTTTTTGCCTTCTGCTGCTTCCATTTTGTCTCTTCCTTTCTGATAATCCATATAAATTTTTATTTATTTCTTAAATATATTATACTTTCATTTTTTATATTTTGCAACTTAATTTGTTTAACTTTTATCATTGTAAAATTCTGTCTTTTTTGATAAATGCAAGTTTTTATTCTACAACTTACAACTTTATGCAGTTTTCATATATGCATAAAAACCTTGAATTTCCTACAACAAGCGACTTGTATAGTTGTTTCAAGTTGTTTCTTTTTGCAACTTTTTTTAAGATTTTGATGTCTTCTCATTCATTTTTTGCGTTTAATCTATAATAAAATTGTATTAATCTTTTTAAATTTTTTTGTCTTTGAAAAGGCTTTTATAGTATATTTTTTTGTATTTAGCTTATTTTTTTATTTCTGAATAGTTATTTTATATTCTTTTAATATTTTAATTTTGTATATGCATCTATTTTTACAAGCAGTAAATTATATGTTTTTATTATAAGTTCTTTACCTTTAGTAACAACTTCAGTAACAACCTGCTACTAATTAAATGTTTTCTATAATTAAATAAGTTGTATATATTTTCAATCTAAAAAAATATTTTTAGCATAAAACTTTCATTTATTTTCAAAATAAAAAGAGATAACAGAATTTTTTACATTCCATTATCTCTTTTCAAACCCCTATTAAACACAATCTATAAATACTGTGATATTTTTTATACAATTATACTCTATATACACTTTATAATATAAAACTAGTTATTTTCTTATAATGATTTAGCTACATATTTTACTAAATCTACTGTTCTTGCTGAATATCCCCATTCATTATCATACCAAGAAAGTATTTTAAACATTTTATCTCCCATTGATAATGTAGATAATCCATCTACTATAGAAGATCTTTCATCACCTTTGTAGTCTACAGATACTAATGGTTCTTCACTGTATCCTAATATACCTTTCATAGAGCCTTCAGAAGCTTCTTTGAATGCTGCATTGATTTCTTCTACTGTTGCTGGTTTTTTAAGCTCACAAACTAAATCTACAAGTGATACTGTAGGAGTAGGTACTCTAAGCGCAAATCCATTTAATTTACCTTCTAACTGTGGTAAAACTTTAGATACAGCTTTAGCAGCTCCTGTTGTAGTAGGTATTATAGATTCTCCAGCTGCTCTTGCTCTTCTTAAATCTTTATGAGTTTTATCTAATATTCTCTGGTCATTTGTATAAGCATGTACAGTTGTCATTAATCCTTTTTCTATACCAAATTTGTCATCAAGAACTTTAGCAAATGGTGCTAAGCAGTTAGTAGTACATGATGCATTAGATATTATATGATGATTTGCTGGGTCGTAATCTTCTTCATTAACACCCATAACTATTGTAACATCTTCATTTTTACCTGGTGCAGTTATTATTACTTTTTTAGCTCCAGCTTTTATATGTTTAGATGCTTTTTCTCTATCTTTAAATATACCAGTTGATTCTACTACTATATCAACGCCTAATTCTCCCCAAGGTATATCTTCTGGATCATTGCATCTAAATATTTTAATTTCTTTACCATTTACTTGCATAACGTTTTCCCCAACTGCAGAAGCTTCCCCATTAAACTTACCATAGCATGAATCGTATTTAAATAAATGAACTAATGTTTCAGTGTTTGCTCTAGCATTTAATGCTACTATTTCTATATCGTCTCCAAATTCAGTCTGAGCTAATCTTAAAACTGCTCTCCCTATTCTTCCGAATCCATTTAAACCTACTTTAATTGACATTTATACGTCCTCCCTATATACAATAAAAGTTTTAAATTTAATATGTTGATTTATTATGTCTTATTACATTAATCAGTATACACTATTTATACTATTTATTCAATATTTTTTAATGTTAATTTATTATTTATGTCCTATCTTTTTAATTATTGTATATTAATACACATTTTTAATTTATAAAAGGTATTAATAAATACAATTTCCGACAAAAATACCACACTTTTTATAGAAATTCATCGTAAATTTTTAATATATTTAAATTTACAACAAAAAAAGAGGTTTTATTTTATAATAAAACCTCTTCAGTATTATAATTTATATATATTTAAGCTATTAAACTATATCTATTTAATTTATTTTAGCAACTTAATCATCTGTACTTTAAACAGCATGCACTCCCGCTGGTACGTTTGTTTTTTCAACTTCAACACTTCTATTTCTACCTAATCCGTATATAAAGTCGATAGTTTTACCACTTATTAAAACAGCTACTATAGAGTACACTAGCTGAACTGCTGGTATATAACTTACTGAAAGTAAAAGTACTATACCATCTGTTATTAAGTATACTGTACTTAATTTTAATGATGTTACTTTTGAAATTATCATTGCTAAGGCATCATCGCCTCCTGAAGCACAACCTACTCTCATCATAATTCCACAGCCTATACCAACTGATAAACCACCTAAAACCGCAGATGTAAACATTCCCATCTGAGGAACTAATGGTCCTACAGTTTCAAATATATCGTATAAAACTGAAAATCCCACTGATGCTCCTACTGAGTATATAAAGAATTTTTTACCAAACATTTTAAATCCCATTATTAGTAAAGCTATATCAAGTATTGCTCCTGCAACAGAAACATCAAAGCCAAATATGTTTTTTAATAGTAAAATTATTCCTAATACTCCTCCTTCTGTAATACTGTTTAAATAGTAGAAGTTGTAAACTCCAAATGCTAATATTGTCGATCCTATTAGTATTAAAGATATGTCCTTTAAAGATCGCCTGTCGTACATAATATCCCTTCCTTTTCTTTTTGTTACCACAATTATAAACAATAAAAAAAGTAAAGTAAAGCTTAATTTTTCGAATTAAATTTTAAGAGCTGCTTGTTAAATTTCAAGCAGCTCTTTTTCGAATTTTTTATTTATTTTTTTGATGTTGCATTCAAAATATAGTGATTTCAATATTTATAACGTTTTCATTTTTCTCTTTTGTTTTTATTAATTATGTATTTTCTTAGTATTAATAAACACTAAGTTTTTATTAATTTTTTTCTAGTTTAGAAATACTAATCATTCGCTATTTTTTAGCTTTTGTTTAGTTATACTGACTTTTATCTTTATATTAACTTAAGTCATTTTTATAAAATATATAGTTAAATCAGCTCAACATATTGAAATCACTTATTCAGACTGTATTTCTAATCTTCTTTTCCGTCTTCTGTACAGTCTTGCATTTATTTCGTATCCTATAACAATCACCCAACTACTGAAATAAAGCCATGTTAGCAGTACTATTATCTCCCGGAAGCTTCCATATATTGCACTATAGTTAGAAAAGTTATTAGTATAGTATGAATATAAATAAGACATTAAAAACCAACCAAATGTTGCAAATATAGCTCCTGGTGCTACTCTTTTAGCAGATAGATTTATATTAGGTGTGTATTTATATAATAAAGTAAACACAATTATAGTTGCAACGGTACCAACAGCATATCTGGTTATGTTCCAAAGATTGAAGAATACCTTGTCAAACCCCAAGTAACTAAATATAACAACACCTATTTTCTCACCATATACCAACAAAATCATAGATGTAAATATAAGTACTAAAAGCATTAGTGTAAATATCATTGATATCATCATTACTTTTAAAAATGATCTTGTTTCAGGCGAATAGAATGCTGCGTTCATTCCCTTTATAAGTGCTTTAACCGCTCTAGAAAAAGTCCACATAGTCAAACAAAAGCTGACTATCATATAATGTGTATTCCTTTTTTCTACAGCAGATTTTATAACCAAATCCACAAATCCTATTGCTTTTACAGGTACAACTTGCTCTATCATATCTACATACTTTGTAATTTGTAATACTGGTACATACGCAACAGTAGATACTGTAAACATTAAAAATGGAAATATTGACATTGTAAGGAAGAATGCTACCTCTGCTGCCTTAGAGCTAAGTCTGCTGTAATTCAACTTTGCAAATAGATGATTTATTTTTTTTCTATCTATCATAGATAACCTCTCCATTCAATTTTAGGCTAACCCCATAACTTCTCTGAAGTCCATTACACCTGTAGTTACCTCACTTCTATCAAAACCAGCCTCAGCTAGTTCTTCATCAGATTTTTCCATAACCATAGTGTAGAATTCAATAGCTATGTACTGTAAATTTTCTGTAGGGTTGTTTTCTGCCCTATCAAAAAGAAACTCCTCAGCTTCGTTTATTTTATTTTCAAACACCAGTCTTTTTAACGTTATAAGGAATATTTCTTCATCTGGATTATATACAACATCCATATCTACATAGTCGCTGTATTTTTTTCCAAGTAGCATCTTAGCTATCTGTTTTTTTATAGTATTTATAACCTCGTCTATTATCGGCATTTTTATCACCTCATTTTATATTATAATTTTAAAAAGATAAAGTTGATTGCATAACGCAATCAACTTTATTTATTCTTTTTATTATATTGTATCTTTTATCCGTTATATAGTCTATATCTTTTTTAAGAGTTATTCTATTACGGATATTATTAATCTACTGATTTTAGAGATTCAACCATTTCAACCTTCTTTAGTTTTTTATTCATTACAAGGTTTACTATTATTCCCATTACTATAGTAAGTACAAATGCCGCTACATAGCTCAATGGGTTTATAAGTCGTCCAAACATCATATTTTCAACTTCTACTGTTACCATTATAAACTGATGAAGGATTACCCCAAGTCCAAGTCCTAGAGTAGCACCTATAAATGTAAGAATTACATTTTCTCTATAGATGTATGCTGAAACCTCTTTATCATAGAATCCAAGTACTTTTATAGTGGCAATTTCTCTAATTCTT harbors:
- a CDS encoding 2-hydroxyacyl-CoA dehydratase, with amino-acid sequence MDKEYKVGVDVGSTTVKIVLLDGENNILFKKYQRHYSDVKKSIVEVLNDVYKIIGDAAIKIIITGSGGIGVSKKLGIKFVQEVISSTKSIEYYHPETDVVVELGGEDAKVTYITGGIDQRMNGICAGGTGAFIDQMATLLKTDAAGLNELAKDYDTIYPIASRCGVFAKTDIQPLINDGAKKTNIAMSIFNAVVVQTVSVLSCGRKIEGNVAFLGGPLYFLSELRQAFKNVLNLDDEHIIFPENAQLYIAIGAALLAEEEKEVSLKSILDKLNSIKTIDDGNVNLLEPLFKDEDDYREFLEKHNVNNVEKYDINKYSGNCFLGIDAGSTTTKATLIGENGELLYSYYSSNEGNPLKTTVKIVKEIYSLLPENCKIVASTSTGYGEALIKRALKLDFGEIETIAHYKAAKFFKKDVDFILDIGGQDMKCLKIKNGVIESIILNEACSSGCGSFLETFAKSLSMDIKEFAKEGIYSKNPVDLGSRCTVFMNSRVKQAQKEGAEVADISAGLSYSVIKNALFKVIKMKDLNEIGEHIVVQGGTFYNDLVLRAFEKMIGKEVIRPNIAGLMGAFGAALVAKEKYNPEKPTKMLKADELDLLHVQAEVTRCKGCSNHCLLTINKFSEDEAFVSGNRCERGEALYSGVQNDEEKESINLYKYKYDRIFNYKPLSENEAKRGEIGIPRVLNMYEDYPFWFTFFNELGFRVVLSPRSSKKLYERGITSIASDTVCYPAKLVHGHIESLIDKGIKTIFYPCVTNENKEDNTADNYYNCPVVVSYSEVIKNNVDSIRENNITYIKPFISINDKEKLKKRMYEVLSKYYSDITAKEINEAVDKATAEEKSFKDEMREQGEKALEYLDRTGKKGIVLSGRPYHIDPEINHGMPELINSLNMAVLTEDSISHLAKVERPLRVVDQWVYHSRLYKAATFVREHDNLELVQLNSFGCGLDAVTTDQVKEILDEKDKIYTLLKIDEGNNLGAAKIRIRSLKAAMEEREANGIKSSEIEPKKIQYAKNNKITKERTILAPQMAPMQFDFIEAAMNQSGIKVEILKDYSQDIIEEGLKYVNNDACFPAIIVVGQLIHALKSGKYDLENTSVAITQTGGGCRATNYIGFLRKGLHDAGFGNIPVIALSVNGIERSGIKESMSIAMGLRLLMGVVYGDLLMKVVTRVRPYEKVKGSTNALHEKWKNKCIEALKKPKFKEFKQNIYDIVDEFDNLETVDVKKPRVGLVGEILVKFHPIANNDLIGILEREGAEAVVPELMNFFMACAQNTIYKHKNLEGKKSTEFIGKLFIKIVERYQRVYNDALTSSKRFTGIKPIGEMAKDVERVVSSGNQTGEGWLLPAEMLELIENGVDNIICMQPFGCLPNHIIGKGVIKEMKRQLPKANIIPIDYDPSASAVNQLNRIKLMLSKAFTEIKQSK
- a CDS encoding sensor histidine kinase; the encoded protein is MSDILLAEIIRLVSIVLSISIVNFVVGYRKNCDIDKWKNIAIQSVIVVIIFIISKYIDVMNLSIIYNEKTNYIENYFSLFSIIKNFDFSIINLIWITVNIVIIVSMTLIYNKIYKVEWNKFIFLYILSGQYTSIFADIIIPRILFAIQTGKSLSDNIVHNLNIHDWNIFNIEVLANLFLVCILIIIFIKIINKILKNKIYVYASYIILVNSVFIMLKILVRFAEMHGPFQIEQYLIIMEVVPQLAIIAITVTIYIVIEMKKENEERIKEKQAYNRLETKNDYYEKVEESQNQIRRLYHDMNNHLYNIQMMNKSSEDTSDYIVSLQNELKEARKTRVSGNSLFDIIVDEKMNICKNKGIEFDIDVDSKNTGFIKNMDMSSILANILDNAIEACDKMTSNKKYIKLTSMWADDMFVIICENSKENEVKKIGDRFITDKLNKSEHGIGIKSVEKSVKNYDGNMMIFCDDNLFKVKIMIPKR
- a CDS encoding C-GCAxxG-C-C family (seleno)protein, translating into MKPSEIYKQGYNCAESLIIAYNEEFNASIPVRLCTALGGGCGVGSICGAVNAAAIIIGEVKGRDDSTGDKMIAKRYVQAFMKEINGRYGTHMCKELKANKVTCAEIMDVSYEVVKEVLKQDL
- a CDS encoding LytR/AlgR family response regulator transcription factor; protein product: MVTIGICDDELDIRDAIRESVIESMKEDSTEYEIREFCKGEDVIKYISSDNEIDILFLDIQMDGLDGMETARKLREYDRTTEILFVTSIENKISEAFEVRAFRFIKKPVQHEVIEKNLKECVIEIARKRGCFLKIKTETGFRKIYSRDIVYIEVLNRMVKIYSKEGNFEYRGTLKEIMDNLEKQLFVQCHRSYVVNIIYIKEIGNKDIIMKDGSIVPISRSKYKEVMNRYFWSVGEDV